A single Mytilus trossulus isolate FHL-02 chromosome 12, PNRI_Mtr1.1.1.hap1, whole genome shotgun sequence DNA region contains:
- the LOC134692613 gene encoding uncharacterized protein LOC134692613 yields the protein MYTRREKASIGTFDVTIQIQIHLLIKAECGQSLHYASNFLCIPITKCDKPTSTHLRSLGCNSTDFELPKGLLILYRSGIFSIYCSSSDINICPKHRDDFGIYWRRQTRKCQSPTHPDQSVAKPNRGIPASVCKELWMTKRISLPVGSDSECDFPLGHFPRPQPLIGKKKTWPKERFSMLH from the exons ATGTACACCCGTCGAGAAAAAGCCAGTATTGGTACCTTCGACGTCacgatacagatacagatacattTGCTTATTAAAGCTGAATGTGGACAATCATTGCATTATGCTTCAAATTTCCTGTGTATCCCTATAACCAAATGTGACAAACCCACAAGTACCCATTTACGTAGTCTTGGGTGTAACTCCACGGACTTTGAACTACCAAAAGGGCTTTTGATACTGTACAGAAGTGGGATATTTTCAATATACTGTTCGTCATCCGACATTAACATATGCCCGAAACACAGGGATGATTTTGGAATATATTGGAGGCGTCAAACGAGAAAGTGCCAGTCACCTACACATCCAGACCAGAGTGTTGCAAAACCAAACAGAGGCATACCAGCATCAGTATGCAAAGAGCTATGGATGACAAAGAGAATATCTCTGCCAGTTGGTTCAG attcagAATGTGACTTTCCACTCGGACATTTTCCCAGACCACAACCTCTGATTGGGAAGAAGAAAACATGGCCCAAAGAGAGATTTTCAATGCTGCACTGA